A stretch of Miscanthus floridulus cultivar M001 chromosome 13, ASM1932011v1, whole genome shotgun sequence DNA encodes these proteins:
- the LOC136500369 gene encoding E3 ubiquitin-protein ligase CHIP-like, with protein MAPSAPDGGAESQRQADLLKQEGNAFFRKERLSAAIDAYTGAITLCPNVAVYWTNRALCYRKQNEWAKVEGDCRTAIQLDSQSVKAHYMLGLALVNSQRLSEGIKSLEKSLELGRGAHPASYMVEEIWQELSKAKYIKWESLSRERTCQLQKLKVACKEALRCYNSLDNPAAGVPVEQLNELDEVFKKAAKTDTPAEVPDHLCCKITLDIFRDPVITPSGVTYERAVLLDHLQTVGKFDPVTREALEPHQLVPNLAIKEAVHAFLSEHGWAYKIR; from the exons ATGGCGCCGTCGGCGCCGGACGGCGGGGCCGAGTCGCAGCGGCAGGCGGACCTGCTCAAGCAGGAGGGCAACGCCTTCTTCAGGAAGGAACGCCTCAGCGCCGCCATCGACGCCTACACCGGG GCCATAACTCTCTGCCCAAATGTTGCAGTATACTGGACCAACCGAGCACTTTGCTATAGGAAGCAGAA TGAGTGGGCTAAAGTCGAGGGAGATTGCAGAACGGCTATCCAGCTTGACAGCCAGTCTGTTAAG GCGCATTACATGCTCGGGCTAGCTCTTGTCAACAGCCAAAGATTGTCAGAAGGAATAAAATCACTGGAGAAG TCATTGGAGCTTGGAAGGGGTGCACATCCTGCAAGCTACATGGTTGAAGAGATATGGCAGGAGCTTTCTAAagcaaaatacatcaaatggGAGAGCTTATCAAGAGAGCGAACTTGTCAACTGCAAAAGCTAAA GGTAGCATGTAAAGAAGCCCTAAGGTGTTACAACAGCCTTGATAACCCAGCTGCAGGTGTGCCAGTAGAACAGCTAAATGAGCTCGACGAAGTTTTCAAGAAGGCTGCAAAAACTGATACTCCAGCAGAA GTTCCTGACCATCTCTGTTGCAAAATTACACTTGATATCTTCAGAGACCCGGTGATCACCCCAAGCGGGGTTACTTATGAGAGGGCTGTACTTCTTGACCACCTTCAAACG GTGGGGAAGTTTGACCCGGTGACCCGTGAGGCACTTGAACCACACCAGCTGGTTCCGAATCTTGCCATCAAGGAAGCTGTACATGCATTTTTGAGCGAGCATGGCTGGGCTTATAAGATTAGGTGA
- the LOC136498951 gene encoding probable methyltransferase At1g29790 yields MGSMDYDNDKKPREQQARRSRTTMLLLILSNAASILIFSGAGAALHAHVGRHYPAVVHAWGSAKLLRELNVTGLAMAASHAEVVDLSGRLTAANKVMEAILGGKAAKRDMEAAREEQREAAAGGLWQRDRDQDLGDELKLAVGPHKLPHRRLAGGAGGGGGVDEVMFPALGQACHRYRDEMERYMNYTVGGECPSDEAFAQRLMLKGCEPLPRRRCRPPTPAGYVEPTPLPASLWAIPPDTSIVWDAYTCKNYGCLVNRGKAKGSYDCKDCFDLRGREKDRWVRRPGEKADDEQNSLDYTIDGVLGLLPKGSVRIGLDIGGGSGTFAARMRERGVTVVTTSMNFDGPFNSFIASRGLVPMHLSVAIRLPFFDGTLDVVHSMHVLSSWIPDAMLESALFDVYRVLRPGGVFWLDHFFCLGTQLDATYLPMFDRIGFKKLRWHAGRKLDRGIHMDEWYISALLQKPRR; encoded by the coding sequence ATGGGGAGCATGGACTACGACAATGACAAGAAGCCCAGGGAGCAGCAGGCCAGGAGGTCGAGGACGACCATGCTCCTCCTAATTCTCAGCAACGCGGCCTCCATCCTCATCTTCTCCGGTGCCGGCGCGGCGCTCCACGCGCACGTCGGGCGGCACTACCCGGCCGTAGTCCACGCGTGGGGCTCGGCGAAGCTGCTCCGCGAGCTCAACGTCACCGGGCTGGCGATGGCGGCCAGCCACGCCGAGGTGGTGGACCTGTCGGGGCGCCTCACCGCGGCCAACAAGGTCATGGAGGCCATCCTCGGCGGCAAGGCCGCCAAGCGCGACATGGAGGCAGCCCGGGAGGAGCAGCGggaggcggcggccggcgggctgTGGCAGCGGGACCGGGACCAGGACCTCGGCGACGAGCTGAAGCTGGCGGTCGGCCCGCACAAGCTCCCGCACAGGCGCCTGGCCGGAGGcgccggcgggggcgggggcgtggACGAGGTGATGTTCCCGGCGCTGGGGCAGGCGTGCCACCGGTACCGTGACGAGATGGAGCGGTACATGAACTACACGGTGGGAGGGGAGTGCCCCTCCGACGAGGCGTTCGCGCAGCGGCTGATGCTCAAGGGGTGCGAGCCGCTACCGCGGCGGCGGTGCCGGCCGCCCACCCCGGCGGGGTACGTGGAGCCGACGCCGCTGCCGGCGAGCCTGTGGGCGATCCCGCCGGACACCAGCATCGTGTGGGACGCGTACACGTGCAAGAACTACGGTTGCCTCGTGAACCGCGGCAAGGCCAAGGGCAGCTACGACTGCAAGGACTGCTTCGACCTCCGCGGCCGGGAGAAGGACCGCTGGGTGCGCCGCCCCGGCGAGAAGGCGGACGACGAACAGAACTCGCTCGACTACACCATCGACGGCGTGCTGGGGTTGCTGCCGAAGGGCAGCGTGCGCATCGGGCTGGACATCGGCGGTGGGTCCGGGACGTTCGCGGCGCGGATGCGTGAGCGCGGCGTCACCGTGGTGACCACGTCCATGAACTTCGACGGGCCGTTCAACAGCTTCATCGCGTCAAGGGGGTTGGTTCCGATGCACCTCAGCGTGGCCATCCGGCTGCCCTTCTTCGACGGCACGCTGGACGTGGTGCACTCCATGCACGTGCTCAGCAGCTGGATCCCCGACGCCATGCTCGAGTCGGCGCTCTTCGACGTCTACCGGGTGCTGCGCCCCGGCGGCGTGTTCTGGCTGGACCACTTCTTCTGCCTCGGCACGCAGCTGGACGCTACGTACCTGCCCATGTTCGACCGGATCGGGTTCAAGAAGCTGCGGTGGCACGCCGGCAGGAAGCTCGACAGGGGCATCCACATGGACGAGTGGTACATCTCCGCGCTGCTCCAGAAGCCCAGGAGGTGA